A segment of the Candidatus Hadarchaeales archaeon genome:
TGTTCATAGATTTGCCGAGAAGCGCCATCCATATGAGTGGTTGAACTATCGTGACGAGAAGAATGAGCGGATCCTTCAACCATTTCTTTATCTCTCGTCCGGTGAGGGCCCAGAGCCCGCGGATTGTGTTTTGCCGGAATTCCATCATGCTCTCGCTCTCCTCATGATCATCCTCAATCTGCGTGCGTCCTCTCCGGATTCCGCCGAGTCTCTCAAAGATCTCCCAGTGTAGGATAGATAGACTTCGTTCAAACTGGGCTCGGCGAGTGAAATTTTCTTTACAGTGAAGTTCTTCTGTCTGAGCGTTTCTATGATTTGGGGAAGCGTGGTCCTCCCGAGCTCGCTCTTGATCCAGTATGTTTTGTCCTCTCTCCAGACATCCTTGACGTGTTCAATTTGTCTGATGACTTCTGTGGCATCGGCATCCTCGCCCAGCACCAGAGTTATCATGTCTCCTCCCAAACTTTTCTTCAGCTCACCCGGGTTTCCGATGACGGCTATCTTACCCTTGTCGATTATCGCTATTCTGTCGCAGAGGGCGTCGGCTTCTTCCAAATAGTGCGTCGTCAGGAAAATCGTCATTCCATATTCCTTTTTGAGCTGTCTGATGTAATCCCAGATCGCGTTTCTCGTCTGTATGTCTAACCCAAGCGTCGGTTCGTCAAGGAATAGGATTTTTGGTCTGTTTATCAGCCCGCATGCGAGCTCCAGCCTTCTTCTCATGCCTCCGGAGTAGGTCTCCACCTTTCTGTCTTTGAATTTTGTGAGTTCGACGAGTTCCATGAGTTCTTCTCCTCTTTGTCTTGCGATATCCTTTGGAATTCCGTACAAGTCGGCGCAGAGCATCAGGTTTTCCCATCCAGTCAGATCTTCATCAGCTGTGTACTCCTGTGGGACTACGCCGATGACCTTCCTGACCATCTCCGCCTGTTTTACTATGTCATAGCCCAAGACGGATGCTGTACCCTCGGTTGGTCTGAGGATGGTTATGAGCATGTTTATCGTGGTTGTTTTTCCTGCTCCATTTGGGCCTAGAAAACCGAAGATTTCCCCATCCAGGACGCTGAAACTTATGTGGTCGACAGCTATGACGTTTCTGTTGAAGATCTTGGTGAGTCCTTCTGCTTTTATGACTTCGTTCATTTCGGTCACCTCTCAGATTTTTTCGATTTCTTTCGCGGTCTTCTCAAGTATTTTCAGAATTCTGTCGATTTTCTCCTCGGCATGCTCGTCTAGAGCTGCCTTGGTTACACCTTGTGCGATTCTTTTGACCGTTTTTACCATCTCTCCGACTTTGTTTGGTGGAAGCCTCATACAGAGGGGACCGAAGAAGGGTGGAAAGCCCGCCATCATTTTCGATCTGATCGAT
Coding sequences within it:
- a CDS encoding ATP-binding cassette domain-containing protein, with amino-acid sequence MNEVIKAEGLTKIFNRNVIAVDHISFSVLDGEIFGFLGPNGAGKTTTINMLITILRPTEGTASVLGYDIVKQAEMVRKVIGVVPQEYTADEDLTGWENLMLCADLYGIPKDIARQRGEELMELVELTKFKDRKVETYSGGMRRRLELACGLINRPKILFLDEPTLGLDIQTRNAIWDYIRQLKKEYGMTIFLTTHYLEEADALCDRIAIIDKGKIAVIGNPGELKKSLGGDMITLVLGEDADATEVIRQIEHVKDVWREDKTYWIKSELGRTTLPQIIETLRQKNFTVKKISLAEPSLNEVYLSYTGRSLRDSAESGEDARRLRMIMRRARA